CCGTTTCCTCGATGATCTCTTCGTCGGTGAGGGACCGCTCCAGTCCGTACAGCACCCGGTCCAGGTCATCATAGGTGATGCCCATCTCCCCCTCGTCGGTCTGCCCCGTCCACAGCCCGGCGCTGGGCACCTTGTCGATGAACTCCCGGGGCACCCCGATCTGCTCGGCCAGCTGCCGAACCTCGGTCTTGTACAGGTCCCCTATCGGAGCGAAGTCACTCCCGCCGTCCCCGAACTTGGTGAAGTAGCCGGTCAGCAGCTCGCTCTTGTTGCTCGTCCCCATCACCACCCTGCCCATGGCGCAGGCGTGGTGGAACAGCACGATCATGCGGACTCGGGCCATAACGTTGCCAGCGTGCTTGCATTCGTCCATGTGCGGCAGCATGGAGGAGAACGCCTTCACCGCCGGGGCGATCTCCACGACCTTCAGCTCCATGTCGAGGCGGTTGCAGAACGTCTCCACGTCCTCCCGGTCCTGGGTCGGCGAGGCCTCCGAGGGCATGAAGATGTTGAGCACTTTCTCTGGCCCGATGGCATCGGCGCACAGTTTCGAGACCACCGCGGAGTCTATCCCTCCACTGAGGCCGATGACGACGCCGTTGCCTCCGCTCTCCTCGACCTTCTGGCGAATGAAATCCGTGATCGCTGAGCAGGCATAATCCTTGAGCTGCGGCCTCATCGACCTCGCATGGTGGTCCCTTCTCTTATCGATTTCCGTAAAAAAGGTAATAGGCGGGGAGGGGGATTCCGGTG
The window above is part of the Methanomassiliicoccus luminyensis B10 genome. Proteins encoded here:
- a CDS encoding NAD+ synthase — its product is MRPQLKDYACSAITDFIRQKVEESGGNGVVIGLSGGIDSAVVSKLCADAIGPEKVLNIFMPSEASPTQDREDVETFCNRLDMELKVVEIAPAVKAFSSMLPHMDECKHAGNVMARVRMIVLFHHACAMGRVVMGTSNKSELLTGYFTKFGDGGSDFAPIGDLYKTEVRQLAEQIGVPREFIDKVPSAGLWTGQTDEGEMGITYDDLDRVLYGLERSLTDEEIIEETGLDQEKVEMVLSRYRCSVHKRKLTLIPKLGVRTVGLDWRE